A genomic window from Enterobacter cloacae subsp. cloacae ATCC 13047 includes:
- a CDS encoding type IV secretion system DNA-binding domain-containing protein, whose translation MLDQKQEKSTVSDLNRGGQVLMHFIRMLHQTLTRYFKIVLCVFVIATTAVTYQITDKTDWYMGLKYGYSYTLVELIGLKKGKTTLELPDGRKVMVRDAQIVSSPTMQNHADALISNLIISLVISSIVALIAAWYLFRFILNKGKQESKDEHRRGAELATVKELIEAANDRVKEDGRLSRISIANVPLVRYQENSGIALLGSPGVGKSTIIRELLRQLRAQQRKAVLYDISGEFVKRFYRPGKDVILNVFDTRSHSWDFWAEGKNPAMYDRMAKAAIPDNNGGGDPFWIEAPRLLFSALLEQLGKRYDVPSVEHLMNIILRMPNDKIANVVATTDARNVMNLDLDKLAGSVRAVITAYTRNFKHLALPTGPRFSFKNWAQDEDSDAWVFITVRDDMKDTLKPMITMMIESALSAILTLEPSQDRLIGTSIDEAGTLQEIPSLPDFMSTCRKFGGFPILGFQSNAQTDVVYGEKKSQILMDGIGAIAAFRINGSKGAAWLADQLGDQETEKSSENTSYGANDVRDATSINRQDKEGNLILRSQITALPDNTCYLKLGRGLPVAKIKFPYDYMKELHPGIIENEALNDTSFLSQLSKENEISPEHVVSIVNKENSREKREPQKFKQGSKPNPDAGKTQEQVLDEVIDNSAPPDGSKTTSNADVSNPVAQAMSSVKSKTQMNAVAQAMNAANKKQSDADDQDDEGDFSNLQFDTQVAHDFLAEYESSFSTEQSNTEKNSNNDVTNRNNEKSFDQHEYPGGM comes from the coding sequence ATGCTCGACCAGAAACAGGAAAAAAGCACCGTATCGGACCTAAACCGTGGCGGTCAGGTATTGATGCACTTCATCCGTATGTTGCACCAAACTCTGACGAGGTACTTCAAGATTGTCTTATGTGTGTTTGTTATTGCCACCACCGCCGTGACTTACCAAATCACTGATAAGACTGACTGGTACATGGGGTTAAAGTATGGCTACTCCTACACATTAGTTGAACTGATTGGTCTTAAGAAAGGTAAAACCACGCTTGAGCTACCTGATGGCCGTAAAGTTATGGTTAGGGATGCTCAGATAGTTAGCTCACCGACAATGCAAAATCATGCGGATGCGCTGATATCCAACCTGATAATAAGCCTTGTTATCTCATCAATTGTCGCACTTATTGCAGCATGGTATCTCTTCCGATTTATTCTCAACAAAGGCAAGCAGGAAAGTAAGGATGAGCATCGTCGAGGTGCTGAACTTGCCACTGTAAAGGAACTGATTGAAGCAGCTAACGATAGAGTGAAGGAAGATGGTCGTCTTTCTCGGATATCTATCGCGAATGTACCTCTTGTACGTTATCAGGAAAACTCTGGCATAGCTCTTTTAGGCTCTCCGGGTGTAGGTAAATCCACCATTATCAGGGAATTGCTGCGCCAGCTAAGAGCGCAGCAAAGAAAGGCAGTGCTTTATGATATTTCAGGTGAATTTGTTAAGCGTTTTTATCGTCCGGGAAAAGATGTAATTCTGAACGTATTTGATACCCGATCACACTCATGGGATTTCTGGGCTGAAGGGAAAAACCCGGCAATGTATGACCGTATGGCGAAAGCCGCTATACCAGACAACAATGGGGGAGGAGATCCATTCTGGATTGAGGCTCCACGCTTGTTATTTTCGGCTTTGCTGGAACAACTCGGAAAGCGCTATGACGTTCCCTCAGTCGAGCACTTGATGAATATCATTCTTCGTATGCCAAACGACAAGATTGCCAACGTTGTTGCTACGACCGATGCTCGTAACGTCATGAATTTAGATCTCGACAAATTGGCCGGTTCAGTAAGGGCTGTTATAACCGCTTACACCCGAAATTTTAAACACCTTGCTCTCCCTACCGGCCCACGATTTTCCTTCAAAAATTGGGCACAGGACGAAGATTCTGATGCCTGGGTATTCATCACTGTGCGTGACGATATGAAGGATACTCTCAAGCCGATGATTACCATGATGATCGAATCTGCCCTGTCTGCAATTCTGACTCTCGAACCATCTCAAGACCGTTTAATTGGTACGAGCATCGATGAAGCAGGTACTCTTCAGGAGATCCCCTCGCTACCTGATTTCATGTCAACATGCCGAAAATTTGGTGGCTTCCCAATCTTGGGCTTTCAGTCCAATGCTCAGACTGATGTTGTCTACGGGGAAAAGAAAAGTCAGATCCTGATGGATGGTATCGGTGCAATAGCCGCTTTTCGTATCAATGGTAGTAAAGGGGCTGCATGGTTAGCTGACCAGTTGGGTGATCAGGAGACGGAGAAATCGTCGGAAAATACAAGCTACGGCGCAAATGATGTTCGTGATGCAACATCGATAAATCGTCAGGACAAAGAAGGAAATCTAATCCTGCGAAGCCAGATCACAGCATTGCCGGATAACACCTGTTATCTGAAGTTAGGTCGCGGCTTGCCTGTAGCAAAAATCAAGTTCCCTTACGACTATATGAAGGAGCTGCATCCAGGCATCATTGAAAATGAAGCATTAAACGACACCTCCTTCCTTTCGCAGTTGTCCAAAGAGAATGAGATTTCCCCTGAACATGTAGTCAGTATCGTTAACAAAGAAAACTCCAGAGAGAAGCGTGAACCGCAGAAGTTCAAACAAGGGAGTAAGCCAAACCCTGATGCGGGTAAAACGCAGGAGCAAGTCCTGGATGAAGTTATTGATAACTCTGCACCGCCGGATGGCAGTAAGACGACGTCGAACGCCGATGTTTCGAATCCCGTCGCGCAGGCCATGTCATCTGTAAAGTCGAAAACGCAGATGAATGCAGTTGCTCAGGCTATGAACGCTGCAAATAAGAAACAGTCTGACGCAGATGATCAGGATGATGAAGGGGATTTCTCTAACCTTCAATTTGATACGCAGGTTGCTCACGATTTTCTGGCGGAGTATGAAAGTTCATTCTCAACTGAGCAATCAAATACGGAGAAAAACAGTAACAATGACGTGACTAATCGAAATAATGAGAAGTCATTTGACCAGCATGAATATCCAGGAGGCATGTAA